Proteins encoded in a region of the Acidobacteriota bacterium genome:
- a CDS encoding VWA domain-containing protein — protein sequence TDGQLVAEDELLVNSGGNRFQVQLIEPRRGQSYQKSLLAKAEVDLPEGRTLERLEIYLNESLVATLYQPPFTQPVALPSEEEISFIRAVAYLPDGNSTEDLVFINAPEYLEEVEVQFVELYTTVFNQDGRPVQGLSREDFQVLEDGVEQKLMRFDAVTDLPIHVGIVLDNSGSMRESLQQTKTAALSFFRQVVGSQDRAAVITFNRLPVLAVKLTNDLPTLGAGLAGLTAEGETALYDSLMFSLYYFTGIKGQRALLLLSDGKDEISRFGFDETLEYARRAGITIYPIGLQLRDFEARRNLQQLADETGGRAFFIGDITQLDQIYELVQQDLRSQYLLAYQSSNTDDSGDFRSIEVRAKPSGLEAKTISGYYP from the coding sequence ATACCGACGGTCAGCTGGTGGCGGAGGACGAGCTTCTGGTCAACTCCGGAGGCAATCGCTTCCAGGTCCAGCTCATCGAGCCCCGGCGCGGCCAGAGCTACCAAAAGAGCTTGCTGGCCAAGGCGGAGGTGGATCTGCCGGAGGGGCGCACCTTGGAACGGCTGGAGATCTACCTCAACGAGAGCCTGGTAGCCACCCTCTATCAGCCCCCCTTCACCCAGCCCGTGGCGCTGCCGTCGGAGGAGGAGATCTCGTTCATTCGAGCGGTCGCCTATCTCCCCGACGGCAACAGCACCGAAGACTTAGTGTTCATCAACGCACCGGAGTACTTGGAAGAAGTGGAGGTGCAGTTCGTCGAGCTCTACACCACCGTCTTCAACCAGGACGGCCGCCCCGTCCAGGGCCTCTCCCGGGAGGATTTCCAGGTCCTCGAGGACGGCGTGGAGCAGAAGCTCATGCGCTTCGACGCGGTCACCGACCTGCCCATCCACGTCGGCATCGTGCTCGACAACTCCGGCTCGATGCGCGAGTCCCTGCAGCAGACCAAGACCGCCGCCCTCAGCTTCTTCCGCCAGGTAGTGGGTTCCCAGGACCGTGCCGCGGTGATCACCTTCAACCGCCTGCCGGTGCTGGCGGTGAAGCTCACCAACGACCTGCCGACTCTCGGCGCCGGTCTCGCCGGCCTCACCGCCGAAGGCGAGACGGCGCTCTACGACAGCCTGATGTTCAGCCTCTACTACTTCACCGGCATCAAGGGCCAGCGGGCTCTGCTGCTGCTCTCCGACGGCAAGGACGAGATCAGCCGCTTCGGCTTCGACGAGACCCTCGAATACGCCCGCCGGGCCGGCATCACCATCTACCCCATCGGCCTCCAGCTACGGGACTTCGAAGCGCGGCGAAACCTGCAACAGCTGGCCGACGAGACCGGCGGCCGGGCCTTCTTCATCGGCGACATCACCCAGCTGGACCAAATCTACGAGCTCGTGCAGCAGGATCTGCGCTCGCAATACTTGCTGGCCTACCAGAGCTCCAACACCGACGACTCCGGCGATTTCCGCAGCATCGAGGTACGGGCCAAGCCGAGCGGATTGGAGGCCAAGACCATCAGCGGCTACTATCCTTGA
- the solA gene encoding N-methyl-L-tryptophan oxidase, with protein sequence MAEKTASKKTSSKTKKARQNSSKKSYDAIVLGLGSMGSATALHLARRGLKVLGIDRFRPPHDQGSHHGGSRVIRQAYFEHPDYVPLALRAYELWEALQKDSRQDLMRLTGALMVGKPDCEVVAGSRAAAEEHGLEYELLEGADLYRRFSPFRPAGGGTVGLFEPAGGVVYPEKAIRANLRLARRAGAELRYKEPAESWEVESDGVRVTTGKGTYSAGRLVLSTGPWLSSVAQELQLPIQVTRQTIAWMAPSKTLAPFLPDIFPAWVWEAEGEPIFYGLPALDGFRGGVKVGIHTHGPQTDAESEERKFTEKDGEAFHQFLSRHMKTLDGRVLRGAVCLYSNTPDGHFLLGPHPNHAQVLVAGGFSGHGFKFSPLIGEILADLVESGETQHPIGLFALDRFAGS encoded by the coding sequence ATGGCCGAAAAGACTGCATCCAAGAAGACCTCGTCGAAAACGAAGAAAGCCCGCCAGAACAGCTCTAAGAAGAGCTACGACGCCATCGTCTTGGGGCTCGGTTCCATGGGCTCGGCGACGGCCCTGCACCTAGCCCGCCGAGGCCTGAAGGTGCTCGGCATCGATCGCTTTCGGCCACCCCACGACCAGGGCTCGCACCACGGTGGTTCCCGGGTGATCCGTCAGGCCTACTTCGAGCATCCCGACTACGTACCCCTAGCGCTCCGCGCCTACGAGCTGTGGGAAGCGTTGCAGAAAGACTCGCGACAGGACCTGATGCGGCTCACCGGGGCGTTGATGGTGGGAAAGCCGGACTGCGAGGTGGTGGCCGGCAGCCGGGCGGCGGCCGAGGAGCACGGCTTGGAGTATGAGCTGTTGGAGGGAGCGGACCTTTACCGACGATTCTCTCCCTTCCGACCGGCGGGCGGTGGAACCGTGGGCCTCTTCGAACCCGCCGGTGGCGTCGTGTATCCGGAGAAGGCGATCCGAGCCAACTTGCGCCTGGCGCGCCGCGCCGGTGCCGAGCTGCGGTACAAAGAACCCGCGGAAAGCTGGGAAGTCGAGAGCGACGGCGTCCGAGTGACCACCGGCAAGGGCACCTACTCCGCGGGTCGACTGGTGCTCTCCACCGGACCTTGGTTGAGCTCCGTCGCGCAGGAGCTCCAGCTACCCATTCAGGTCACCCGCCAGACGATCGCCTGGATGGCCCCAAGCAAGACCCTGGCACCCTTTCTCCCAGACATCTTCCCCGCCTGGGTCTGGGAGGCGGAGGGCGAACCGATTTTCTACGGCCTCCCGGCGCTGGACGGCTTCCGGGGCGGCGTCAAGGTGGGCATCCACACCCACGGCCCGCAGACCGATGCGGAATCCGAGGAGCGCAAATTCACCGAGAAGGACGGCGAAGCCTTCCACCAATTTCTCAGCCGTCACATGAAGACCCTCGATGGCCGCGTGCTGCGCGGAGCCGTCTGCCTCTACTCCAACACCCCCGACGGTCATTTCCTCCTCGGCCCCCACCCGAACCATGCCCAGGTTCTCGTCGCCGGCGGCTTCTCCGGCCATGGGTTCAAGTTTTCCCCACTCATCGGGGAGATCCTCGCGGATCTGGTGGAATCCGGGGAGACCCAGCATCCCATCGGGCTCTTCGCGTTGGACCGGTTCGCGGGTAGCTAA
- a CDS encoding VOC family protein has product MGELLGAIDHITVAGRDLGELRERLAGAGLATAYGGAHSNGITHMAVTPMADGSYLEAISTLEPGATDAPLWGPQIVADAGACAWAVRCDDVQAELARLDALGIPVRGPEPLDRHRPDGVHLRWLLGFAGEGPPGSMLPFLIEDLTRRELRIEAPETDWVRPTGPALAVAGVETVVLAVQDAGLILEQLGLAYGLREAAPRPWPELDAEVRELPGSPVAVATPASRNGWLAGRLERFGPAPCAFVLGATGAGERRWLAPERLGDLRLGVTSADRGRP; this is encoded by the coding sequence ATGGGTGAGTTGCTAGGGGCCATCGATCACATCACGGTTGCAGGAAGGGACTTGGGAGAGCTGAGGGAGCGCCTCGCCGGAGCGGGTCTCGCCACGGCCTACGGTGGAGCCCATTCCAATGGCATCACCCACATGGCGGTGACTCCCATGGCCGACGGCAGCTATCTGGAAGCCATCTCCACCCTCGAGCCCGGAGCGACCGATGCACCGCTCTGGGGACCTCAGATCGTCGCCGACGCAGGTGCCTGCGCTTGGGCCGTACGCTGCGACGATGTGCAGGCGGAGCTGGCTCGCCTCGACGCCCTTGGAATTCCCGTGCGCGGCCCCGAGCCCCTGGACCGCCATCGCCCGGACGGAGTTCACCTGCGCTGGCTGCTGGGGTTCGCCGGCGAGGGGCCACCGGGGAGCATGCTGCCTTTCTTGATCGAAGATCTCACGCGTCGGGAGCTACGCATCGAGGCTCCCGAGACGGACTGGGTACGGCCTACGGGACCGGCCCTCGCGGTCGCGGGAGTCGAGACGGTGGTGCTGGCGGTGCAGGATGCAGGACTGATCCTCGAGCAGCTAGGCCTGGCCTACGGCCTTCGGGAGGCGGCTCCCCGCCCTTGGCCGGAGCTCGATGCGGAGGTCAGAGAGCTTCCCGGCTCGCCGGTGGCCGTGGCAACCCCGGCGTCGAGGAACGGCTGGCTGGCCGGTCGGCTGGAGCGCTTCGGTCCTGCTCCGTGTGCCTTCGTGTTGGGAGCTACTGGAGCTGGCGAGCGGCGATGGCTGGCGCCGGAGCGCTTGGGGGATCTGCGGTTGGGGGTGACCAGCGCCGACCGAGGCCGCCCCTAG
- a CDS encoding DUF547 domain-containing protein, translating to MVPLRLQPLCEPWPRSRRRGVLVLLALFGLVFGSRSLPAWGEPEQRFSHEAWGEVLEAFVDDQGLVDYAGLRDSDDRLRAYLEQIHQRGPANAPHLFPDRDHQLAYYINAYNALVFEGVLSKGPGLKSVWGWTGTGFGFFFAMDVEVEGRTTNLKNFEDDVIREGFQDPRIHAALNCASRGCPRLPRQPFLGAELDQQLDTAMTEFVTDPRHVRVDVKARTVAFSQIFDWFREDFLSYERGQGSEEPNLLTYVNRYRPDGQKIPADFRVEFLDYDKSLNAQR from the coding sequence ATGGTCCCCCTGCGTCTCCAGCCGCTCTGTGAACCCTGGCCGAGAAGCCGGCGGCGGGGGGTTTTGGTGCTCCTCGCCCTCTTCGGGCTAGTCTTCGGCTCCCGTTCACTACCGGCCTGGGGCGAGCCGGAACAACGATTCTCCCATGAGGCTTGGGGAGAGGTGCTGGAGGCCTTCGTCGACGACCAGGGCCTGGTGGACTACGCGGGGCTCCGAGATTCCGACGACCGGCTTCGGGCCTATTTGGAGCAGATCCACCAACGAGGTCCCGCCAACGCGCCGCACCTCTTCCCGGATCGGGACCATCAGCTGGCCTACTACATCAACGCCTACAACGCGCTGGTCTTCGAGGGCGTGCTGTCCAAGGGGCCAGGACTGAAATCCGTGTGGGGATGGACCGGCACCGGATTCGGATTCTTCTTCGCCATGGATGTGGAGGTCGAGGGTCGGACCACCAACCTCAAGAACTTCGAGGACGACGTAATCCGAGAGGGCTTCCAGGATCCGCGAATCCACGCCGCCCTCAACTGCGCCTCCCGGGGTTGCCCGCGACTCCCCCGCCAGCCCTTCCTCGGCGCGGAGCTCGACCAGCAGCTGGACACCGCCATGACCGAGTTCGTCACCGACCCGCGGCACGTGAGGGTAGACGTCAAGGCGAGAACCGTAGCCTTTTCCCAGATCTTCGATTGGTTTCGGGAGGATTTCCTCTCCTACGAGAGAGGCCAGGGATCGGAGGAGCCGAACCTCCTCACCTACGTCAATCGGTATCGGCCGGACGGCCAGAAGATTCCAGCAGACTTTCGGGTAGAGTTTCTGGACTATGACAAAAGCCTCAACGCTCAGCGCTGA
- the purN gene encoding phosphoribosylglycinamide formyltransferase: protein MTASVAILLSGRGSNFLSLHRAMEAGEVPARIVLVLSNVEGAPGLDKARELGLPAQAIPHRGASYRGMKGRKAHEARVLEALERSGAEWICLAGYMRLLSPEFIRRYPQRILNIHPSLLPAFPGLAAQGQALEHGVRVSGCTVHLVDEGLDSGPIVVQRAVPVLDDDDEEALSQRILGQEHQAYAAALGLLLTRRWTVEGRRLVFSSASQGALDEKDSDGG, encoded by the coding sequence TTGACCGCCTCCGTCGCCATCCTCCTCTCCGGTCGCGGCAGCAACTTCCTGTCCCTGCACCGGGCCATGGAGGCCGGAGAGGTTCCGGCACGCATCGTCCTGGTGTTGAGCAATGTCGAGGGAGCCCCGGGGCTCGACAAAGCGCGGGAGTTGGGGCTCCCGGCCCAGGCTATCCCCCACCGCGGCGCCTCTTATCGGGGAATGAAGGGGCGTAAGGCCCACGAGGCGAGAGTCCTCGAAGCTCTGGAGCGCTCCGGCGCCGAGTGGATCTGCCTCGCCGGCTACATGCGGCTGCTCTCCCCCGAGTTCATCCGCCGCTATCCTCAGCGCATCCTCAACATCCATCCCAGCCTGCTGCCCGCCTTCCCAGGGCTTGCCGCCCAAGGGCAAGCCCTGGAGCACGGTGTGCGCGTCAGCGGCTGCACCGTCCACCTGGTGGATGAGGGCCTCGACAGTGGACCCATCGTCGTCCAGCGAGCCGTGCCGGTGCTCGACGACGATGACGAAGAGGCCTTGTCCCAGCGCATTCTGGGCCAAGAGCACCAAGCCTATGCCGCGGCATTGGGCCTGCTCCTGACACGCCGATGGACCGTGGAAGGCCGCCGGTTGGTGTTCTCTTCGGCCTCCCAAGGGGCGTTGGATGAAAAAGATAGCGATGGGGGTTGA
- the purM gene encoding phosphoribosylformylglycinamidine cyclo-ligase: protein MSQDSSRGAYSAAGVDIDAQDEALAEVKRLARGTFTSGVLTEIGGFGGLFRPDLSGMEEPVIIASADGVGTKLMVARMARSYATVGEDLVNHCVNDILVQGARPLFFMDYVGAGVLEPRAVVELVQGVTAGCRTNGCALLGGETAEMPGFYQPGDYELVGFIVGMADRARLLDGSRVQVGDALLGLPSSGLHTNGYSLARKILFDDLGLGVDDPLPVTAADGESVPTVGEELLKVHRSYLGAVEPWLDDPALHGLAHITGGGLTDNLPRTLPEGAAAEIDPRTWTVPPVFRLFRERGRVAAAEMFRVFNMGIGMVLVVDGDRAEEILGALRRDGHGGQLIGRVVPGDGGVIYRPDAEAAF, encoded by the coding sequence ATGAGCCAAGATTCCTCCCGTGGAGCCTACAGTGCCGCCGGCGTCGACATCGATGCCCAGGATGAAGCGCTGGCGGAGGTCAAACGCCTCGCCCGGGGCACCTTCACTTCCGGTGTGCTCACCGAAATCGGCGGCTTCGGCGGCCTGTTTCGCCCCGACCTGTCGGGGATGGAGGAGCCGGTGATCATCGCCTCTGCCGACGGCGTCGGCACCAAGCTGATGGTGGCCCGCATGGCCCGCTCCTACGCCACCGTCGGTGAGGACCTGGTCAACCACTGCGTCAACGACATCCTGGTGCAGGGCGCTCGGCCTCTCTTCTTCATGGACTACGTGGGGGCCGGCGTGCTCGAGCCCCGGGCGGTGGTGGAGCTGGTGCAGGGAGTCACCGCCGGTTGTCGCACCAACGGCTGCGCTCTGCTCGGCGGCGAGACCGCCGAGATGCCCGGCTTCTACCAGCCCGGCGACTACGAGCTGGTGGGCTTCATCGTCGGCATGGCGGATCGCGCCCGCTTGCTCGACGGCAGCCGGGTTCAGGTGGGGGATGCCCTCCTCGGCCTGCCCTCTTCCGGACTCCACACCAACGGCTACTCCCTGGCGCGCAAGATTCTCTTCGATGACCTCGGGCTCGGAGTGGATGATCCTCTGCCGGTGACCGCCGCCGATGGAGAGTCCGTGCCCACCGTTGGCGAGGAGCTGCTCAAGGTGCATCGCTCCTATTTGGGAGCGGTGGAACCATGGCTCGACGATCCCGCTCTCCACGGCCTGGCTCACATCACCGGCGGCGGGCTGACGGACAACCTGCCGCGCACTCTGCCGGAGGGCGCAGCGGCGGAAATCGATCCCCGCACCTGGACCGTGCCCCCCGTCTTCCGTCTCTTCCGAGAGCGCGGGCGAGTGGCGGCGGCGGAGATGTTCCGAGTCTTCAACATGGGCATCGGCATGGTGTTGGTGGTGGACGGCGATCGCGCGGAGGAGATCCTCGGAGCGCTTCGCCGGGACGGCCACGGTGGCCAGCTCATCGGCCGGGTGGTGCCCGGCGACGGCGGGGTCATCTACCGGCCGGACGCGGAGGCGGCCTTTTGA
- a CDS encoding MBL fold metallo-hydrolase, with protein sequence MLFETHQRDGLAYARMAVLFRGRPVHQVYAYSVDGLLVDTGYPQGADRLLGWARKQDLERVVLTHHHEDHVGGAAVLREELSLPILASSLAIPRLARAPALPFYRRLVSRRPRPVTAQPLSDLLEHRGRRYRIIPTPGHAFDHVCLYDEERRWLFSGDLYVHPKVTYLRRIEDVWQHLDSLRRVRALEPERLFCAHAGPVDRATRALERKIEFWENLAREVGELHRRGLSSRQIRKRLVGSESLFSYLSLGDFSKLNLIHDLLRGSPDSASSEEAPAGAGESVS encoded by the coding sequence ATGCTCTTCGAAACCCACCAGCGCGACGGCCTGGCCTATGCCCGTATGGCGGTGCTCTTCCGCGGGCGTCCGGTACACCAGGTCTACGCCTACTCGGTGGACGGGCTACTCGTCGATACCGGCTACCCCCAGGGCGCGGACCGGCTGCTGGGATGGGCCCGGAAGCAGGATCTGGAGCGCGTGGTGCTGACCCACCACCATGAGGATCACGTCGGCGGGGCCGCGGTGCTGCGGGAGGAGCTGTCCTTGCCCATCCTCGCCTCGTCCTTGGCGATCCCCCGGCTGGCTCGGGCTCCGGCGCTGCCCTTCTACCGCCGGTTGGTGAGCCGCCGGCCGCGCCCGGTGACGGCGCAGCCGCTGTCCGACCTGCTGGAGCACCGGGGGCGCCGCTATCGGATCATCCCGACCCCGGGGCACGCCTTCGACCACGTCTGCCTCTACGACGAAGAGCGCCGCTGGCTCTTCTCCGGCGACCTCTATGTACATCCGAAGGTGACCTACCTGCGCCGCATCGAGGATGTCTGGCAGCATCTCGATTCCCTCCGCCGGGTGCGGGCGCTGGAGCCGGAGCGTCTCTTCTGTGCCCACGCCGGGCCGGTGGACCGGGCCACCCGAGCCTTGGAGCGCAAGATCGAGTTCTGGGAGAATCTGGCCCGTGAAGTGGGGGAGCTCCATCGCCGGGGGCTCTCCAGCCGCCAGATTCGCAAGCGTCTGGTGGGCTCCGAATCGCTCTTCAGCTATCTGAGCCTGGGAGATTTCTCCAAGCTCAACCTGATCCACGATTTACTGCGCGGGTCGCCGGACAGCGCCAGCTCCGAGGAGGCGCCAGCTGGAGCGGGGGAGAGTGTAAGCTAG
- the purF gene encoding amidophosphoribosyltransferase produces the protein MCGIFGIEGLEAAANLTYLGLYALQHRGQETAGIASWDGAQMHPERGRGHVADIFGERVLGRLPGRRAIGHTRYSTAGSGALSNAQPIVVKTAMGPLAIVHNGNLVNDHGIRRRLEAEGSIFQTTSDTEVILHLMARNPREDIVESLLVALDQVRGAYSLLLMGQDCLIAARDPNGFRPLVLGDLQGHPCFSSESCAFDLLEAEKVRELEPGEVVVASGRGLESFRLPRATRPTRCVFEHVYFARPDSEVFGDAVSESRLAMGAQLAREAPAPADIVIPVPDSGLFAALGYSRESGLPMEFGLIRNHYVGRTFIEPEQSIRHFGVKIKLNPVRGLIEGRRVVLIDDSIVRGTTSRKIVGMVRDAGATEVHMRISCPPTAFPCHYGIDTPTRSELIASSNDLGQIQEHIGADSLAYLSLPGMLGSVSGAPETYCTACWTGEYRVPTENRDARQRQLFPIRTDDSD, from the coding sequence ATGTGTGGCATCTTCGGCATCGAAGGTCTCGAGGCGGCGGCCAACCTGACCTATCTGGGGCTCTACGCGCTCCAGCATCGCGGGCAGGAAACCGCCGGCATCGCCTCTTGGGATGGAGCTCAGATGCACCCGGAGCGCGGTCGCGGTCACGTCGCCGACATCTTCGGCGAGCGGGTGCTGGGCCGCCTGCCCGGACGTCGGGCCATCGGCCATACCCGCTATTCCACCGCTGGTAGCGGGGCGCTGTCCAACGCCCAGCCCATCGTGGTGAAGACCGCTATGGGGCCGCTGGCGATCGTGCACAACGGCAACCTGGTCAACGACCACGGCATCCGCCGCCGGCTGGAGGCGGAGGGCTCCATCTTCCAGACCACCAGCGACACCGAGGTCATCCTCCACCTCATGGCGCGCAATCCGCGGGAAGACATCGTCGAGTCCCTGTTGGTCGCCCTGGATCAGGTGCGGGGCGCCTACTCCCTTCTGCTCATGGGGCAGGATTGCCTCATCGCCGCCCGCGATCCCAACGGCTTCCGGCCGCTGGTGCTGGGGGACCTGCAGGGCCATCCGTGCTTCTCCTCCGAGAGCTGCGCATTCGATCTGCTGGAGGCGGAGAAGGTGCGCGAGCTGGAGCCTGGCGAGGTGGTGGTGGCCAGTGGCCGCGGCCTGGAGAGCTTCCGCCTGCCGCGGGCCACCCGCCCCACCCGCTGCGTCTTCGAGCACGTCTACTTCGCCCGCCCGGACAGCGAGGTCTTTGGCGATGCCGTCTCGGAATCGCGGCTGGCCATGGGGGCCCAGCTCGCCCGGGAGGCACCGGCGCCCGCCGACATCGTCATTCCGGTGCCCGACAGCGGGCTCTTCGCCGCCCTCGGCTACAGCCGCGAGTCCGGGCTGCCCATGGAGTTCGGGCTGATCCGCAATCACTACGTCGGCCGCACCTTCATCGAGCCCGAGCAGTCCATCCGCCACTTCGGGGTCAAGATCAAGCTCAATCCGGTGCGCGGTCTCATCGAGGGGCGGCGGGTGGTGCTCATCGACGACTCCATCGTTCGCGGCACCACCTCCCGCAAAATCGTCGGCATGGTGCGCGACGCCGGTGCGACGGAGGTGCACATGCGCATCTCCTGTCCGCCCACCGCTTTTCCCTGCCACTACGGCATCGACACCCCCACCCGCTCCGAGCTCATCGCCTCCAGCAACGATCTCGGCCAGATTCAGGAGCACATCGGTGCCGACAGCCTGGCCTACCTCTCCCTGCCGGGGATGCTCGGCAGCGTCAGCGGCGCGCCGGAGACCTATTGCACCGCCTGCTGGACCGGCGAGTATCGGGTGCCGACGGAGAATCGGGACGCCCGGCAGCGCCAGCTTTTCCCTATCCGCACCGATGATTCCGACTGA
- the purL gene encoding phosphoribosylformylglycinamidine synthase subunit PurL, translated as MADSKAASPKTVSPKTVSPKTLASEPEVSAELAEAHGLSGEEYQRLLHILGRDPSFTELGVASALWSEHCSYKSSKVYLKEFPTEGPYVLQGPGENAGVVEVGEGWVAVFKMESHNHPSFIEPYQGAATGVGGILRDVFTMGARPIACMDSLRFGEIDAPRMRYLVDGVVRGIGGYGNCVGVPTVGGETGFHRCYNGNILVNAFALGVARREGIFSARATGPGNPVLYVGSRTGRDGIHGATMASESFDAESEAKRPTVQVGDPFTEKVLIEACLEAMRTDAIVAIQDMGAAGLTSSAFEMAGSGGVGIRLDVDRVPLREAGLTPYEIMLSESQERMLIVARQGQEGVLEEIYRRWELEVVPIGELTDDGRAVIRFGGETVADIPVRSLTDEAPMYRRPVAEPADLAQRQAPPEVPSPEDAGDALERLLATPELGSKEWIWRQYDHTVRANTVLGPGGDAALLTLKGTSLGLALTSDVNPVYCYLDPRRGGAQAVAEAVRNLACVGAEPLGLTDCLNFGNPERPEISWQFRECVRGMSEACSALGAPVISGNVSFYNENEDSAVYPTPTVAVVGVVHDFDHQKAYRGAVSHFTAAGDRVVLLGEDHGEFGGAAYLRLLYDLEQGRPPRVDLGAEARLAQLLRSLNARRFLHTAHDLSTGGLAVALAEATFGRGLGAKLRVPVGGAGLFSESQARAVIAVPPDQLDTVLGAAQDAGVPALEIGEVGGERLVVEADDGGFDRAVEELHRIWATALPRALGL; from the coding sequence ATGGCCGATTCGAAAGCGGCGTCCCCCAAGACGGTGTCTCCTAAGACGGTGTCCCCGAAGACGTTAGCCTCGGAGCCGGAGGTCTCCGCCGAGCTCGCCGAGGCCCATGGCCTCTCCGGCGAGGAATATCAGCGGCTGCTCCACATCCTCGGCCGCGATCCCAGCTTCACCGAGCTCGGCGTCGCCTCGGCGCTGTGGTCCGAGCATTGTTCCTACAAGAGCTCCAAGGTCTATCTGAAGGAATTCCCCACCGAGGGTCCCTACGTGCTTCAAGGCCCGGGGGAGAACGCCGGCGTGGTGGAAGTGGGCGAGGGCTGGGTGGCGGTGTTCAAGATGGAGAGCCACAATCACCCCAGCTTCATCGAGCCTTACCAGGGCGCCGCCACCGGCGTCGGCGGCATTCTGCGGGACGTTTTCACCATGGGTGCCCGGCCCATCGCCTGCATGGATTCGCTACGTTTCGGCGAGATCGACGCGCCGCGCATGCGCTACCTGGTGGACGGCGTGGTGCGCGGCATCGGCGGCTACGGCAACTGCGTCGGCGTTCCCACGGTGGGCGGCGAGACCGGCTTCCACCGCTGCTACAACGGCAACATTCTGGTCAACGCCTTCGCCCTCGGCGTGGCGCGGCGGGAGGGCATCTTCAGCGCCCGCGCCACCGGTCCGGGCAACCCGGTGCTCTACGTCGGCAGCCGCACCGGCCGCGACGGCATTCACGGCGCCACCATGGCCTCCGAGTCCTTCGATGCCGAGAGCGAGGCCAAGCGGCCGACGGTGCAGGTGGGGGATCCGTTCACCGAGAAGGTGCTCATCGAAGCCTGTCTGGAAGCCATGCGCACCGACGCCATCGTCGCCATCCAGGACATGGGGGCCGCCGGGCTCACCAGCTCCGCCTTCGAGATGGCCGGCAGCGGCGGCGTCGGCATTCGGCTGGATGTGGACCGGGTGCCCCTGCGGGAGGCGGGGCTGACCCCGTACGAGATCATGCTCTCCGAGTCTCAGGAGCGCATGCTCATCGTGGCTCGCCAGGGTCAGGAGGGCGTGCTGGAGGAGATCTACCGGCGTTGGGAGCTGGAAGTGGTGCCCATCGGCGAGCTCACCGACGACGGTCGGGCGGTGATCCGCTTCGGCGGTGAGACGGTGGCGGATATCCCGGTGCGCTCCCTCACCGACGAGGCGCCCATGTACCGGAGGCCGGTGGCGGAGCCGGCGGACCTGGCCCAGCGCCAGGCGCCACCGGAGGTTCCTTCGCCGGAAGATGCCGGGGACGCCCTGGAGCGTCTGCTGGCGACTCCGGAACTGGGCAGCAAGGAGTGGATCTGGCGCCAATACGACCATACGGTGCGCGCCAACACGGTGCTCGGCCCCGGCGGCGACGCGGCGCTCCTGACCCTCAAGGGCACCAGCCTGGGCCTGGCCCTGACCTCCGACGTCAATCCGGTCTACTGCTACCTCGATCCCCGCCGCGGCGGCGCTCAAGCGGTGGCGGAGGCGGTGCGCAACCTGGCCTGCGTCGGCGCCGAGCCCCTGGGTCTCACCGACTGCTTGAACTTCGGCAACCCGGAGCGGCCGGAGATTTCCTGGCAGTTCCGGGAGTGCGTGCGCGGCATGTCCGAAGCCTGCAGCGCCCTCGGCGCGCCGGTGATCTCCGGCAATGTCTCCTTCTACAACGAGAACGAGGACAGCGCCGTCTACCCGACGCCGACGGTGGCGGTGGTGGGCGTGGTCCACGATTTCGACCACCAGAAAGCCTATCGGGGCGCCGTTTCCCACTTCACCGCCGCCGGCGACCGGGTGGTGCTCTTGGGAGAGGACCACGGCGAGTTCGGCGGAGCCGCCTACCTGCGGCTGCTCTACGATCTCGAACAGGGCCGTCCGCCGCGGGTGGACCTGGGGGCGGAGGCGCGGTTGGCGCAGCTGCTGCGCTCCCTCAACGCCCGGCGGTTCCTGCACACCGCCCACGATCTATCCACCGGCGGCTTGGCGGTGGCCCTGGCAGAGGCGACCTTCGGCCGGGGGCTGGGCGCCAAGCTGCGCGTCCCGGTTGGTGGCGCCGGGCTCTTCTCCGAGAGTCAGGCGCGCGCCGTCATCGCGGTGCCTCCGGATCAGCTGGATACGGTGCTGGGAGCGGCCCAGGACGCTGGGGTACCGGCGCTGGAGATCGGTGAGGTGGGTGGTGAGCGCCTGGTCGTGGAGGCGGACGACGGTGGCTTCGACCGCGCTGTGGAGGAGCTCCATCGGATCTGGGCCACGGCCCTGCCGCGAGCTTTGGGGCTCTGA